In Amycolatopsis sp. EV170708-02-1, the following are encoded in one genomic region:
- a CDS encoding Clp protease N-terminal domain-containing protein translates to MTNPVRLDDLISHIKQQHPDGDVLGQLSDAVFLGEHLGEVADHLIGHFVDQARRSGASWTEIGKNMGVSKQAAQKRFVDSSGSSLEDLVKVFSRYTDRARQVVVAARDAAVSAKSPQIEPAHLVLGLLSEPAALAAGAIVAQKVTLEAVREAAEAKLPEPAAEPPEAAKMAFGAQAKKALELTMRESLRLGHNYIGTEHILLALFELGDDLLTGLGLTKENTEAVILRALAEIVAARGEG, encoded by the coding sequence ATGACGAATCCAGTCCGGCTCGACGACCTCATCTCCCACATCAAGCAGCAGCATCCCGACGGCGACGTGCTCGGCCAGCTGTCCGACGCGGTCTTCCTCGGCGAGCACCTCGGCGAAGTGGCCGACCACCTGATCGGCCACTTCGTCGACCAGGCGCGGCGGTCCGGCGCGTCCTGGACCGAAATCGGCAAGAACATGGGGGTGTCCAAGCAGGCGGCGCAGAAGCGCTTTGTCGACTCCAGCGGCTCGTCGCTGGAAGACCTGGTGAAGGTGTTCAGCCGCTACACGGATCGGGCGCGGCAAGTCGTCGTCGCGGCGCGCGATGCCGCTGTCTCGGCGAAGAGCCCGCAGATCGAGCCCGCGCATCTGGTCCTCGGGCTGCTCTCCGAACCGGCGGCCCTCGCCGCCGGGGCGATCGTGGCGCAGAAGGTGACTCTCGAAGCCGTCCGCGAGGCCGCGGAGGCGAAGCTGCCGGAACCCGCCGCCGAACCGCCGGAGGCGGCGAAGATGGCGTTCGGCGCGCAGGCCAAGAAGGCGCTGGAGCTGACCATGCGGGAGTCGCTGCGGCTCGGGCACAACTACATCGGCACCGAGCACATCCTGTTGGCCCTGTTCGAACTCGGCGACGATCTGCTGACCGGGCTCGGCCTCACGAAGGAGAACACCGAGGCGGTGATTCTGCGGGCGCTGGCGGAGATCGTCGCGGCGCGCGGGGAGGGCTGA
- a CDS encoding nucleobase:cation symporter-2 family protein, with amino-acid sequence MSRPEVHPVDARPPLPKLTLLGLQHMTIMYAGSVAVPLVVGSALKLDAATIALLVNADLLVAGIATLIQAVGIGRIFGIRLPVVAGATFTVVNPMIMIASQYGMQAVYGAMIASGVFGLLIAKPFAKMIRFFPPLVSGTLLMVIGISLIGPGVGLIAGHDTGSPDYAKPANIALAFGVIAVIVLFTRVLRGFASQIGPLLALLIGLVAAIPMGLVSFKGIADAEWFGLASPFHFGPPTFPIAAVLSMCVVMLVTYTESTADLVAVGEITGRPATDSDLARGLATDGLSAILGGAMNSFPDTAFAQNVGLVQMTGVRSRWVVAMAGSLLVLMGLVPKVGAFVAAVPEPVIGAVAVVMFAMVAAVGVQNLKKVEFSGNHNTFIVAVSVGVGLLPAFATNQFGNSIFFQHFPAWLQTICGSPITVAAIVAFTLNLLFNHLGKRREPDLLRAP; translated from the coding sequence ATGAGCCGTCCCGAGGTCCACCCGGTGGACGCCCGCCCGCCGCTGCCGAAACTGACGCTGCTCGGCCTGCAGCACATGACGATCATGTACGCGGGCTCCGTGGCCGTCCCGCTCGTCGTGGGCAGCGCGCTGAAACTGGACGCGGCGACGATCGCGTTGCTGGTCAACGCGGATCTGCTGGTCGCGGGCATCGCGACGCTGATACAGGCGGTCGGGATCGGGCGGATCTTCGGCATCCGGCTGCCGGTGGTGGCGGGCGCGACGTTCACCGTGGTCAACCCGATGATCATGATCGCGTCCCAGTACGGCATGCAGGCCGTCTACGGCGCGATGATCGCGTCGGGGGTGTTCGGCCTGCTCATCGCGAAGCCGTTCGCGAAGATGATCCGCTTCTTCCCGCCGCTGGTTTCGGGCACGCTGCTCATGGTCATCGGCATCTCGCTCATCGGGCCGGGCGTCGGCCTGATCGCCGGCCACGACACCGGTTCGCCGGATTACGCGAAACCAGCCAACATCGCGCTGGCGTTCGGCGTGATCGCGGTGATCGTCCTGTTCACCCGGGTGCTGCGCGGGTTCGCGAGCCAGATCGGCCCGCTGCTGGCGCTGCTGATCGGCCTGGTCGCGGCGATCCCGATGGGCTTGGTGAGCTTCAAGGGCATCGCCGACGCCGAGTGGTTCGGCCTCGCGTCGCCGTTCCACTTCGGCCCGCCGACCTTTCCGATCGCGGCCGTGCTCTCGATGTGCGTCGTGATGCTGGTGACCTACACCGAATCCACCGCGGACCTGGTCGCCGTCGGCGAGATCACCGGACGGCCGGCGACGGACTCCGACCTCGCCCGCGGTCTCGCCACCGACGGCCTCTCGGCCATCCTCGGCGGTGCGATGAACTCGTTCCCGGACACGGCTTTCGCGCAGAACGTCGGCCTTGTGCAGATGACCGGGGTGCGCAGCCGGTGGGTGGTCGCGATGGCGGGCAGCCTGCTCGTGCTGATGGGCCTGGTTCCGAAGGTCGGCGCCTTCGTCGCCGCCGTTCCGGAGCCGGTGATCGGCGCGGTCGCGGTGGTCATGTTCGCGATGGTCGCCGCGGTCGGCGTGCAGAACCTGAAGAAGGTGGAGTTCTCCGGCAACCACAACACCTTCATCGTCGCGGTGTCGGTCGGGGTCGGCCTGCTGCCCGCGTTCGCCACGAACCAGTTCGGGAACTCGATCTTCTTCCAGCATTTCCCGGCGTGGCTGCAGACCATCTGCGGCAGCCCGATCACGGTCGCCGCGATCGTCGCCTTCACCCTCAACCTGCTGTTCAACCACCTCGGCAAACGCCGGGAGCCGGACCTACTGCGAGCGCCTTAA